A genomic segment from Pseudomonas sp. M30-35 encodes:
- a CDS encoding extracellular solute-binding protein — protein MRRLIPLLVSLVVCFPAGATIIKSHGYAQFGALKYSASFTHFDWVNPDAPKQGTMRMMASGTFDTLNPYTFKGSSPISTANFLQYGVNEMNEPLMVGTGAYDPSGDEPASSYGLIAETVEYSEDRSWVVFNLRKNAKFHDGKPITAYDVAFSYRILLKEGHPQYRTNLQEVKRVDILNRHRIRFVFKRAGNPLLILRLGELPVLPQHYWKDRDFTATTYDPPLGSGPYKISKVSPGRSLTFERVKDWWGKDLAVNRGKYNFNKVRVDFYRDSNVAFEAFKAGEFDFYIEQQAKNWANSYNFPAVQHGDVIRAEIPHKIPTQTQALFMNSRRPLFADAKVREALGLMFDFEWTNRTLFNGSYTRASSYYPNSEFSATGKPVGAEWLLLSTYRDKLPKKLFTEPFVVPKTQGHGIPRETLRRALSLFADAGWKASENGLVNSKGEQFQFELLLVNSGLERIYEPFTRNLAMLGIQANLRTVDRAQYKQRLDQFDFDMISLTLPQTLSPGLEQSLYFHSSQGKVKGGKNYAGIDSPVVDAMVEKLLSAQTRDEQVAATRALDRVLLWGYYSIPNWYINYHRLAYRNRFAHVPTPPYTLGLRTWWLKPTEKTQ, from the coding sequence ATACGTCGCCTCATCCCATTACTGGTCAGCCTTGTTGTGTGTTTCCCCGCTGGGGCAACCATCATCAAAAGTCATGGCTACGCTCAATTTGGTGCACTCAAGTACTCAGCTAGCTTCACCCATTTCGATTGGGTGAATCCTGATGCGCCAAAGCAAGGCACCATGCGCATGATGGCCTCAGGCACCTTCGACACACTCAACCCTTATACATTCAAGGGTTCCAGTCCGATCTCGACTGCAAACTTCTTGCAGTACGGCGTCAACGAGATGAACGAGCCGTTGATGGTTGGCACCGGTGCTTATGACCCTTCAGGGGATGAGCCCGCATCGAGCTATGGCTTGATCGCCGAGACGGTCGAATACAGCGAAGATCGCAGCTGGGTGGTCTTCAACCTGCGTAAGAACGCCAAATTCCACGACGGCAAGCCGATTACCGCCTATGACGTTGCCTTCTCCTATCGCATCCTGCTCAAGGAAGGCCACCCGCAATACCGCACCAATCTGCAGGAAGTGAAGCGTGTCGATATTCTCAATCGCCACCGCATCCGTTTCGTGTTCAAGCGCGCGGGTAATCCTTTATTGATACTACGCTTGGGCGAGTTGCCGGTATTGCCGCAGCACTACTGGAAGGACCGAGACTTTACGGCCACCACTTATGATCCTCCGCTGGGCAGTGGCCCCTACAAAATCAGCAAAGTGAGTCCGGGGCGCAGCCTGACCTTTGAGCGCGTGAAAGACTGGTGGGGCAAAGACTTGGCCGTCAACCGCGGCAAGTACAATTTCAATAAGGTTCGAGTCGACTTTTATCGTGACAGCAATGTCGCCTTTGAGGCATTCAAAGCGGGCGAGTTTGATTTTTACATCGAACAGCAGGCTAAAAACTGGGCGAACAGCTACAACTTCCCTGCCGTGCAGCATGGCGATGTTATTCGTGCAGAAATTCCGCACAAAATCCCAACCCAGACCCAAGCGCTGTTTATGAATTCGCGGCGTCCACTGTTCGCCGACGCCAAAGTCCGCGAAGCGCTGGGGCTGATGTTTGACTTCGAGTGGACCAATCGCACCCTGTTCAACGGCTCCTACACCCGCGCCAGCAGCTACTACCCGAACAGTGAGTTCTCTGCGACCGGCAAGCCTGTAGGCGCGGAGTGGCTGCTGCTCTCGACCTACCGCGATAAGCTGCCGAAAAAGCTGTTTACCGAACCCTTTGTGGTGCCCAAAACCCAAGGTCACGGTATTCCGCGGGAAACCTTACGCCGCGCCCTGAGTCTATTTGCCGACGCTGGCTGGAAGGCTTCGGAAAATGGTCTGGTCAACAGTAAAGGTGAACAGTTCCAGTTTGAGTTACTGCTGGTCAACTCTGGTCTGGAACGTATCTATGAGCCATTTACCAGAAACCTGGCAATGCTCGGGATTCAAGCGAATCTACGCACCGTCGACCGCGCCCAATACAAGCAGCGATTGGATCAATTCGACTTTGACATGATTTCCCTGACACTTCCGCAAACACTCAGCCCGGGGCTTGAGCAGTCGCTCTATTTCCATTCCAGCCAAGGCAAAGTCAAAGGTGGCAAGAATTATGCTGGTATCGACAGTCCCGTGGTTGATGCCATGGTTGAAAAGCTGCTTTCAGCGCAAACCCGCGACGAACAAGTCGCAGCAACCCGCGCCTTGGACCGCGTGTTGTTGTGGGGCTATTACAGCATCCCCAACTGGTACATCAATTATCACCGGCTGGCTTATCGCAATCGCTTTGCTCATGTCCCCA
- a CDS encoding LysM peptidoglycan-binding domain-containing protein, giving the protein MLLSPHNPLNSKALAQNAQALVVVFCATLAGCQTAPEVSDELTLTQRHKPEPVWLNTQTKEYVATDIWERVRDGYQMQDIIGINPRIEQQRLWFVSNPSFIENASERSSPYIHYIVEQLEERNMPTELALLPMIESAYNPLALSHAKAVGLWQFMPATGKHFNLRQTSWYDGRRDVTASTNAAMNYLTRLHDMFNGDWLLALAAYNAGEGRVSRAIERNQKLGLPTDYWNLSLPTETQNYVPKLLALSQVVMTPKAYGVSLSPVANQPYFEQVALKQNMDLSKIAEMMDLDEDELYQLNPAFKRRITMDGPPSLLVPIDKAEKFTASLSTMKPQDMISWQEYKVRRGDTLSGIASRYNTSVNGIRELNKLTSNSLRVGQTLSLPMRAGVKIDSGQQIASARATTPRSYRVKAGDNLWSIAKANKVSVNQVKRWNKLSGNSLKIGQTLALAGTPSAGSPVSRKQNTVTYYKVRKGDSLSMIAQRFKVPVKHLRTWNPRTGSALRPGQTLTLRLPR; this is encoded by the coding sequence ATGCTTCTATCACCACATAACCCCTTGAATTCAAAGGCATTAGCACAAAACGCTCAAGCGCTCGTGGTGGTGTTTTGTGCAACCCTGGCTGGCTGCCAAACTGCGCCAGAAGTCAGTGACGAATTGACCTTAACTCAACGTCACAAACCAGAACCTGTGTGGCTCAATACACAGACCAAAGAATACGTGGCCACTGACATCTGGGAACGTGTACGCGACGGCTATCAGATGCAAGATATCATTGGTATCAATCCACGCATCGAACAGCAGCGCCTTTGGTTTGTAAGCAACCCCTCCTTCATCGAAAACGCCAGCGAACGCAGCAGCCCCTACATTCATTACATCGTAGAGCAGCTCGAAGAGCGCAATATGCCGACCGAACTGGCATTGCTACCGATGATTGAAAGCGCCTACAACCCACTCGCTCTTTCTCATGCGAAGGCAGTAGGTTTATGGCAATTCATGCCAGCCACCGGCAAACACTTCAACCTTCGTCAAACCAGTTGGTATGACGGCCGCCGCGATGTCACGGCTTCGACCAATGCAGCGATGAATTACCTGACGCGTCTGCATGACATGTTCAACGGTGACTGGCTACTCGCACTCGCGGCGTACAACGCAGGCGAAGGCCGGGTCAGCAGAGCGATTGAGCGTAACCAGAAACTTGGCCTGCCAACTGACTACTGGAACCTCTCGCTACCCACTGAAACCCAGAACTATGTGCCTAAGCTACTTGCCCTTTCGCAGGTCGTAATGACCCCGAAAGCCTATGGCGTCAGTCTCAGCCCGGTTGCAAACCAACCCTACTTCGAGCAAGTTGCGCTAAAACAGAACATGGATCTGTCGAAGATCGCTGAAATGATGGACCTTGACGAGGATGAGCTGTATCAGCTCAATCCAGCCTTCAAGCGGCGCATCACCATGGACGGCCCACCGAGCTTATTGGTGCCCATCGATAAAGCCGAAAAATTCACTGCTAGCTTGTCGACCATGAAGCCCCAGGACATGATCAGCTGGCAGGAATACAAGGTTCGCCGCGGTGACACGCTGAGCGGTATCGCGAGTCGCTATAACACCAGCGTCAACGGCATCCGTGAGCTGAACAAGCTAACCAGCAACAGCCTACGCGTTGGCCAGACTCTTAGCCTGCCAATGCGCGCGGGTGTGAAGATTGACTCTGGCCAACAGATTGCCAGTGCCCGGGCCACGACGCCACGCAGCTATCGAGTCAAGGCAGGCGACAACCTCTGGTCGATCGCCAAAGCCAACAAGGTCTCAGTCAATCAAGTCAAACGCTGGAACAAACTCAGCGGCAACTCGCTGAAAATTGGTCAAACCCTGGCGCTTGCAGGTACGCCTAGCGCTGGCTCACCGGTTAGTCGCAAGCAAAATACTGTTACTTACTACAAAGTGCGTAAGGGTGACTCATTATCGATGATCGCGCAGCGCTTCAAAGTACCGGTCAAACACCTCAGGACGTGGAATCCACGTACCGGCAGCGCATTGCGCCCCGGCCAAACCTTGACCCTGCGCTTGCCTCGCTAA
- the gloB gene encoding hydroxyacylglutathione hydrolase: MINIEALPAFSDNYIWLLQDPALRHCAVVDPGDAAPVEKWLSSHPDWKLTDILVTHHHFDHVGGVEQLKAATGARVTGPANEKIPARDVALSEGDEIQVLGQTLRIIEVPGHTLGHIAYYQAENNWLFCGDTLFAAGCGRLFEGTPEQMHDSLTRLAALPASTAVYCTHEYTLSNLRFALAAEPDNDDIAQRISNVTQWRQNDQISLPSSLELELATNPFLRTDKPSILQKLDERSGTHERSPVQAFAELRAWKDNF, translated from the coding sequence ATGATAAACATCGAAGCCCTACCTGCATTCTCTGACAACTATATCTGGTTGTTACAAGATCCCGCGTTACGCCATTGCGCGGTAGTGGACCCAGGCGATGCAGCTCCCGTTGAAAAGTGGCTGAGCAGTCACCCAGACTGGAAACTAACCGACATCCTGGTCACCCATCATCACTTTGATCATGTTGGCGGTGTCGAGCAGTTAAAAGCAGCCACCGGGGCCCGCGTGACCGGCCCTGCCAATGAAAAAATCCCAGCCCGCGACGTGGCGTTAAGCGAAGGCGATGAAATTCAAGTGCTTGGACAGACCTTACGGATTATTGAGGTCCCAGGCCACACACTGGGGCATATCGCTTATTACCAGGCCGAGAATAATTGGCTGTTCTGCGGTGATACGTTGTTCGCAGCGGGTTGCGGTCGTTTGTTTGAAGGAACCCCTGAACAGATGCATGACTCCTTAACCCGGCTGGCAGCCCTGCCCGCTTCTACCGCAGTCTACTGCACCCACGAATATACGCTGAGCAATCTGCGCTTTGCTTTGGCCGCGGAACCTGACAATGACGATATTGCCCAGCGCATCAGCAATGTCACGCAATGGCGCCAGAACGATCAGATAAGCCTACCTTCCAGTCTAGAACTGGAGCTGGCAACCAACCCTTTTTTGCGCACAGATAAACCCAGCATTTTGCAGAAATTAGACGAGCGGAGCGGCACCCATGAACGCTCCCCGGTGCAGGCATTTGCAGAGCTTCGTGCCTGGAAAGATAACTTCTAA
- a CDS encoding SAM-dependent methyltransferase encodes MSDQHRSETPFADADAQWLNLIASAREWFQGPYGQLLLESEQPLLEEELARFFGSYMLHYGPFAGEVPNAAQVQHSVRVGAPFAGVDIACEEQAWPMTEHAADVVLLQHGLDFSLSPHGLLREAAHSVRPGGHLLVVGINPASCWGLRHVLARDALHQARCISANRVCDWLHLLGFALEKRRFGCYRPPLASRAWQARLTPLESWGGAWHAPGGGFYLLVARKLVVGLRPLRQSRREPMGAMVPMPVAKVSRRDSDKP; translated from the coding sequence ATGTCAGATCAGCATCGCTCAGAAACGCCGTTTGCCGACGCCGATGCACAATGGTTGAATTTGATTGCCAGTGCTCGGGAATGGTTTCAAGGGCCTTATGGGCAACTACTGCTTGAAAGTGAGCAGCCCTTGCTTGAAGAGGAGCTTGCGCGCTTCTTCGGCAGCTATATGTTGCACTACGGACCCTTTGCAGGCGAGGTGCCTAACGCTGCACAAGTTCAGCATAGTGTGCGTGTCGGCGCACCCTTTGCCGGGGTTGATATCGCCTGCGAAGAACAGGCTTGGCCAATGACCGAACATGCGGCTGATGTGGTGCTGTTACAACATGGCTTGGATTTCAGTCTGTCACCTCACGGGTTGTTGCGTGAGGCGGCGCACAGCGTTAGGCCCGGTGGGCATTTGCTGGTCGTCGGAATTAACCCGGCAAGCTGCTGGGGGCTGCGCCATGTGTTGGCTCGTGATGCCTTGCATCAGGCGCGCTGTATCTCCGCCAATCGGGTATGTGACTGGCTGCATCTGCTCGGTTTTGCGCTGGAGAAACGCCGCTTCGGGTGCTATCGTCCGCCGCTTGCTTCGCGTGCCTGGCAGGCGCGATTGACCCCATTGGAATCATGGGGTGGCGCTTGGCATGCTCCTGGTGGTGGTTTCTATCTATTGGTGGCGCGCAAGTTGGTCGTGGGTTTGCGGCCACTGCGTCAGTCCCGTCGTGAGCCGATGGGCGCAATGGTGCCGATGCCGGTGGCAAAGGTCAGTCGCCGTGATTCCGACAAGCCCTAG
- the rnhA gene encoding ribonuclease HI, whose product MSEQVEIYTDGACKGNPGVGGWGALLVFKGVEKELWGGEAETTNNRMELTAAIRALAELKRECDVRLVTDSQYVMQGIQDWMPNWKKRGWKTAAKQPVKNADLWQQLDEQVNRHKVTWQWVRGHTGHPGNERADQLANRGVDDVRALKHA is encoded by the coding sequence ATGTCAGAACAAGTTGAAATCTATACCGATGGCGCGTGCAAGGGTAACCCTGGCGTAGGTGGTTGGGGCGCTTTGCTGGTGTTTAAAGGTGTCGAGAAAGAGTTGTGGGGTGGCGAGGCCGAGACCACCAACAACCGCATGGAACTGACCGCGGCAATTCGTGCGCTGGCTGAACTCAAGCGCGAGTGCGATGTACGTCTGGTGACGGACTCGCAATATGTCATGCAAGGTATTCAAGACTGGATGCCGAACTGGAAAAAACGCGGCTGGAAGACTGCTGCCAAGCAGCCAGTTAAGAACGCAGATCTATGGCAACAGCTAGACGAGCAGGTTAATCGGCACAAAGTGACGTGGCAGTGGGTGCGCGGCCATACCGGCCATCCCGGCAATGAGCGCGCCGACCAACTGGCTAATCGTGGGGTTGATGACGTCAGGGCTTTGAAGCACGCCTAG